In the genome of Pseudarthrobacter sp. IC2-21, one region contains:
- a CDS encoding RidA family protein — protein sequence MSTSAETTSGAAEAPISAVEQRLAELGLSLPEVAAPVAAYVPAVITGSHVYTSGQLPFINGKLEATGKVSTGTEGTSDEPTVSPEAAKAYAAVCAVNALAAVKSVIGDLDRITRIVKVVGFVSSDPSFTGQPGVINGASELLGQVFGEAGQHARSAVGVSVLPLDSPVEVELIAEFS from the coding sequence ATGAGCACTTCCGCAGAGACCACGTCCGGCGCGGCAGAAGCGCCCATTTCCGCCGTCGAGCAGCGTCTTGCCGAGCTTGGCCTGAGCCTTCCGGAGGTGGCCGCACCCGTGGCCGCCTACGTTCCGGCGGTCATCACCGGCAGCCACGTTTACACCTCCGGTCAGCTGCCGTTTATTAACGGCAAACTCGAAGCAACCGGCAAGGTTTCCACCGGCACGGAGGGCACTTCTGACGAGCCCACCGTGTCCCCGGAAGCCGCCAAGGCCTATGCCGCCGTCTGCGCCGTCAACGCCCTGGCCGCCGTGAAGAGCGTCATAGGTGATCTTGACCGCATCACGCGCATCGTCAAGGTGGTGGGCTTCGTTTCCTCGGACCCGTCCTTCACCGGCCAGCCGGGCGTCATCAACGGCGCCTCTGAGCTGCTGGGCCAGGTGTTTGGTGAGGCCGGGCAGCACGCCCGTTCCGCCGTCGGCGTTTCAGTTCTCCCGCTCGACTCTCCGGTGGAAGTCGAACTGATCGCTGAATTCAGCTAA
- a CDS encoding CoA pyrophosphatase produces the protein MSARQDLIDLVQRSDNGNVTAPNTAWAALTVDEAIARKAAVLMLFGVLDDVPASSSKPLAAADLDVLLLERAHTLGSHPGQVAFPGGGIDDGETPVAAALREAEEETGLDSSGVEVLGTLQELGLARSNFLVTPVLGWWASPSPVGVVDYGESAQVFRVPVRDLLDPDNRVTATVSRGSKTFSSPAFAVCGVLVWGFTGIILDGLFEQLGWAVPWDRSRVHEVAF, from the coding sequence GTGAGCGCCCGCCAGGACCTGATCGACCTGGTGCAGCGATCGGACAACGGTAACGTTACCGCCCCGAATACTGCGTGGGCCGCGCTGACCGTGGACGAAGCGATTGCCCGGAAGGCGGCCGTTCTGATGCTGTTCGGCGTGCTGGACGATGTCCCGGCGTCCTCGAGCAAACCGCTGGCCGCCGCCGACCTGGACGTGCTCCTGCTTGAACGGGCACACACCCTGGGCTCGCACCCGGGCCAGGTCGCCTTCCCCGGCGGCGGCATCGACGACGGCGAAACCCCGGTGGCCGCGGCCCTTCGGGAGGCGGAAGAGGAAACGGGGCTTGACTCGTCCGGCGTCGAAGTCCTCGGGACGCTGCAGGAACTCGGACTGGCCCGCAGCAACTTCCTGGTGACGCCCGTGCTCGGATGGTGGGCTTCGCCGTCGCCCGTGGGCGTTGTGGACTACGGCGAATCAGCACAGGTTTTCCGGGTCCCCGTCCGTGACCTTCTGGACCCGGACAACCGGGTTACGGCAACAGTCAGCCGTGGCAGCAAAACCTTCAGCAGCCCGGCCTTCGCCGTCTGCGGTGTGCTGGTATGGGGCTTCACCGGGATCATCCTCGACGGCCTCTTCGAACAGCTGGGCTGGGCGGTTCCATGGGACCGAAGCCGCGTACACGAGGTGGCGTTCTGA
- a CDS encoding NUDIX hydrolase: MPQLARRLFALPPELEGAARSWFEHGERTPRAARLASSVVLLRDSPTGLETWLGYRPGSSPLGVLAFPGGSLEASDDDAVGWLGPSPQHWAEQMGTADVGLARRHVVGAIRELFEETGVLLAGPDMSNTVEGTSSHEWMKIRVAVADQEKTFTELLAKRGLSVRTDLLKPLVNWRSPDFAHRRFDTRYFAATVPVNQQPSLLEGKGIWGRWVCATKAIAERDTTALGDEVGQENTVGLTLSQLLVPGSEIMLEKMAAANGCIAYLSYKRKPHVYQPKLVEEDGKLMLEVEAAKTVAGVPQRER; the protein is encoded by the coding sequence TTGCCTCAACTTGCCAGACGCTTGTTCGCCCTCCCTCCGGAACTGGAAGGGGCGGCCCGAAGCTGGTTCGAACACGGTGAGCGGACTCCGCGTGCCGCCCGCCTGGCATCCTCCGTGGTGCTTCTGCGCGATTCGCCCACCGGCCTGGAGACGTGGCTGGGATACCGGCCAGGCTCCTCGCCGCTGGGCGTTCTCGCCTTCCCCGGCGGTTCTTTGGAGGCGTCGGACGACGACGCCGTCGGCTGGCTGGGCCCGTCACCGCAGCATTGGGCTGAGCAGATGGGAACGGCCGACGTCGGGCTGGCGCGCCGCCATGTGGTGGGCGCCATCCGCGAGCTCTTTGAGGAAACCGGCGTGCTCCTGGCCGGACCGGACATGTCCAACACGGTCGAAGGCACATCGAGCCACGAATGGATGAAGATCCGGGTGGCCGTCGCCGATCAGGAGAAGACTTTCACCGAGCTGCTCGCCAAGCGGGGACTCTCGGTACGGACGGACCTGCTGAAGCCGCTGGTCAACTGGCGGAGCCCGGACTTCGCCCACCGCCGCTTCGACACCCGGTACTTCGCGGCTACGGTGCCGGTGAATCAGCAGCCGAGCCTGCTGGAGGGCAAGGGCATCTGGGGGCGCTGGGTGTGCGCCACCAAGGCCATCGCCGAACGCGACACCACCGCCCTGGGGGACGAGGTGGGCCAGGAGAACACCGTAGGCCTCACCCTTAGCCAGCTCCTGGTGCCCGGCTCGGAGATCATGCTCGAAAAGATGGCCGCCGCGAACGGCTGCATCGCCTACCTCAGCTACAAACGCAAGCCGCACGTTTATCAGCCGAAGCTCGTTGAAGAGGACGGCAAACTGATGCTCGAGGTTGAAGCGGCCAAGACAGTAGCCGGGGTCCCGCAGCGCGAACGCTGA
- the acs gene encoding acetate--CoA ligase, with protein MSQDTPGSTATATAATAQSDQQGDAISNLLHENRTFAPSPEFVADAVVTAADYAEADADRPAFWARQARELLTWSKDFTETLDWSNPPFAKWFVGGEVNAAYNALDRHVENGLGDRVAIYFEGEPGDTRTYTYAQLTDEVKQAANAFESLGVEKGDRVAVYLPMIPEAVITLLACARIGAVHSVVFGGFSAEALRSRIDDAEAKLVVTADGTYRRGKPSALKTAVDEALAHEGEHTVQNVVVVKRNGQNVDWHEGRDHWWDDTVGQASAQHTAVGHDSEHPLFILYTSGTTGKPKGILHTTGGYLTQGAYTHKAVFDLHPETDVYWCTADVGWVTGHSYVAYAPLINGATQVMYEGTPDSPHQGRWWEIIEKYKVSILYTAPTAIRTFMKWGREIPDKYDLSSLRVLGSVGESINPEAWMWYRDVIGANKTPIVDTWWQTETGAQMIAPLPGVTATKPGSAQTPLPGIAVDVVDEMGESVPNGHGGFLVIREPWPAMLRGIWGDPERFKDTYWSRFEDMYFAGDGAKKDEDGDIWLLGRVDDVMNVSGHRLSTTEIESALVSHPAVAEAAVVGAADETTGQAVVAFVILRGDAVDSGDAIVQELRNHVGKEIGPIAKPKTILVVPELPKTRSGKIMRRLLKDVAEGRDPGDATTLADNTVMQQIAASLRK; from the coding sequence ATGTCCCAGGACACTCCCGGCTCCACCGCCACCGCCACTGCGGCCACCGCACAGAGCGACCAGCAGGGCGACGCAATTTCAAACCTGCTGCACGAGAACCGCACCTTTGCCCCCAGCCCCGAATTTGTTGCCGACGCCGTTGTCACCGCAGCAGATTATGCGGAGGCCGACGCCGACCGTCCCGCGTTCTGGGCACGGCAGGCCCGGGAGCTGCTGACCTGGTCCAAGGACTTCACCGAGACCTTGGATTGGTCGAATCCGCCGTTCGCGAAGTGGTTCGTGGGCGGTGAGGTCAACGCGGCCTACAACGCCCTGGACCGGCACGTCGAGAACGGCCTGGGCGACCGGGTGGCCATCTATTTCGAGGGCGAGCCCGGCGACACCCGCACCTACACCTACGCCCAGCTCACCGATGAGGTGAAGCAAGCCGCCAACGCGTTTGAGTCCCTCGGTGTGGAAAAGGGCGACCGCGTGGCCGTCTACCTGCCCATGATTCCCGAAGCCGTGATCACGCTGCTGGCCTGCGCCCGCATCGGGGCCGTGCACTCCGTGGTGTTCGGCGGCTTCTCCGCCGAAGCCCTCCGCTCCCGCATCGACGACGCCGAAGCCAAGCTCGTGGTCACCGCCGACGGCACCTACCGGCGCGGCAAGCCCAGCGCGCTGAAGACCGCCGTGGACGAGGCCCTCGCGCACGAGGGCGAGCACACCGTCCAGAACGTCGTGGTGGTCAAGCGCAACGGCCAGAACGTGGACTGGCACGAAGGCCGGGACCACTGGTGGGATGACACCGTCGGGCAGGCATCCGCCCAGCACACCGCCGTCGGGCACGACTCAGAGCACCCGCTGTTCATCCTCTACACCTCCGGCACCACGGGCAAGCCCAAGGGCATCCTGCACACCACCGGCGGCTACCTCACCCAGGGCGCCTACACCCATAAGGCAGTCTTCGACCTGCACCCCGAGACGGACGTGTACTGGTGCACGGCCGACGTCGGCTGGGTCACCGGCCACTCCTACGTCGCCTACGCCCCGCTCATCAACGGCGCCACCCAGGTCATGTACGAGGGCACCCCGGACTCCCCGCACCAGGGCCGCTGGTGGGAGATCATCGAAAAGTACAAGGTCTCCATCCTCTACACCGCCCCCACCGCCATCCGGACGTTCATGAAGTGGGGCCGGGAGATCCCGGACAAGTACGATCTTTCCTCCCTGCGGGTCCTGGGCTCGGTGGGCGAATCCATCAACCCCGAAGCCTGGATGTGGTACCGGGACGTTATCGGCGCCAACAAGACCCCCATCGTGGACACCTGGTGGCAGACCGAAACCGGCGCGCAGATGATCGCACCGCTGCCGGGCGTGACCGCCACCAAGCCCGGCTCCGCACAGACCCCGCTGCCCGGCATCGCCGTGGACGTGGTGGACGAGATGGGCGAGTCCGTGCCCAACGGCCACGGCGGCTTCCTGGTGATCCGCGAACCCTGGCCCGCGATGCTCCGCGGCATCTGGGGCGACCCGGAACGGTTCAAGGACACCTACTGGTCCCGGTTCGAGGACATGTACTTCGCCGGCGACGGCGCCAAGAAAGACGAGGACGGTGACATCTGGCTCCTGGGGCGCGTGGATGACGTCATGAACGTCTCCGGGCACCGCCTCTCCACCACCGAGATCGAATCCGCCCTGGTTTCCCACCCGGCCGTGGCCGAAGCCGCCGTCGTGGGCGCCGCGGACGAGACTACCGGCCAGGCCGTCGTCGCGTTCGTCATCCTCCGCGGCGACGCCGTGGACTCCGGCGACGCCATCGTCCAGGAACTCCGGAACCACGTCGGCAAAGAAATCGGTCCCATCGCCAAACCGAAGACCATCCTCGTGGTCCCGGAACTGCCCAAGACCCGCTCCGGGAAGATCATGCGCCGCCTCCTCAAGGACGTCGCCGAAGGACGGGACCCGGGCGACGCCACCACCCTGGCCGACAACACCGTGATGCAACAGATCGCGGCGTCGCTGCGCAAGTAG
- a CDS encoding MarP family serine protease encodes MFGLTVLDLALILALLSYLIYGLRNGFLVTLGGIAGFAAGAVAAFFAVPLVSEIVKDSGWRLTAIVAAAVVLMAMGHGVGTMAGRKIRGAVRVQPLRAADRLIGGIVNVVVSALVMSMLAFSVSSLGVPFVSQQLAESKVIRYIDGLTPVPVKATLAQLRSTVIGNGIPTLIEGLGQGPKVSVPNASTNTPALNRAADSVLKIAGTAYQCGQNQTGTGFVVSPGRVVTNAHVVAGVSQPVVEIPDGGAMPGRVVYFDTRHDLAVLAVDGLPSEPLALASDLPNGSQAAFAGYPHGGPFKSNPATVQDIASVLVPDIYGQNPAPEDIYRLAGDVQPGNSGGPLLTTEGQVAGVIFAKATSDAELGFAITMEDLYPVASQAAGFSAPVSSGQCIQK; translated from the coding sequence GTGTTTGGCTTGACCGTTCTGGACCTGGCGCTGATCCTGGCCCTGCTGTCTTACCTGATCTATGGCCTGCGTAATGGCTTCCTGGTCACGCTCGGGGGAATTGCGGGCTTCGCCGCGGGCGCCGTGGCTGCCTTTTTTGCCGTACCGCTGGTCAGCGAGATCGTGAAAGACTCCGGCTGGAGGCTGACCGCGATTGTGGCTGCTGCCGTGGTCCTGATGGCCATGGGGCATGGCGTGGGGACCATGGCCGGGCGGAAAATCCGCGGTGCCGTGCGGGTTCAACCGCTACGGGCGGCGGACCGGCTTATTGGCGGCATCGTCAATGTGGTGGTGTCAGCGCTGGTGATGTCCATGCTGGCCTTCAGCGTCAGCTCCCTGGGCGTTCCCTTTGTGTCCCAGCAGCTGGCGGAGTCCAAGGTGATCCGCTACATCGACGGCCTGACGCCGGTCCCGGTGAAGGCGACCCTCGCGCAGTTGCGTTCAACGGTGATCGGCAACGGCATCCCCACGCTGATCGAAGGCCTGGGGCAGGGGCCAAAAGTGTCCGTGCCTAACGCCAGCACTAATACACCGGCCCTGAACCGGGCCGCCGACTCGGTCCTGAAAATCGCCGGAACGGCTTACCAGTGCGGCCAGAACCAGACCGGCACCGGCTTTGTGGTTTCCCCGGGACGGGTTGTGACCAACGCCCATGTGGTGGCGGGCGTGTCGCAGCCGGTGGTGGAGATCCCCGACGGCGGAGCGATGCCGGGACGTGTGGTCTACTTCGACACCCGGCATGACCTCGCCGTCCTGGCCGTTGACGGCCTGCCGTCCGAGCCGCTGGCCCTGGCCTCGGACCTTCCCAACGGCAGCCAGGCGGCCTTCGCCGGCTATCCTCACGGCGGCCCCTTCAAGTCCAACCCCGCCACCGTCCAGGACATCGCCTCGGTCCTGGTACCTGACATTTACGGCCAGAACCCGGCCCCTGAGGACATCTACCGGCTGGCCGGGGACGTCCAGCCGGGAAACTCCGGCGGCCCGCTGCTGACCACTGAGGGCCAGGTGGCCGGCGTCATCTTCGCCAAGGCAACCTCTGACGCAGAACTGGGCTTTGCGATCACCATGGAGGACCTCTACCCGGTGGCGTCCCAGGCTGCCGGGTTCAGCGCCCCCGTGTCATCGGGGCAGTGCATCCAGAAGTAG
- a CDS encoding Crp/Fnr family transcriptional regulator, with protein MDIEVLRRAPLFATLDDEAFRLLTDELTEVDLSRGASVFREGDQGDQLYFIVSGKVKLGRTSPDGRESLLAILGPGELFGEMALFDPSPRTATATAVSETRLAGLKNESLNGLLRTRPEVSAQLLQALARRLRRTNDSLSDLVFSDVPGRVAKALLDLADRFGRPATDGVLVAHELTQEELAQLVGASRETVNKALAEFVQRGWLRLEARAVVILDMQRLRQRSR; from the coding sequence ATGGACATCGAGGTACTGCGCCGAGCACCACTATTTGCCACGCTTGACGACGAAGCATTCCGGCTGCTGACCGATGAGCTGACCGAGGTGGACCTTTCCCGCGGCGCCTCGGTCTTCCGCGAAGGCGACCAGGGTGATCAGCTCTACTTCATCGTCTCCGGCAAGGTGAAGCTGGGCCGCACGTCCCCCGATGGGCGCGAATCCCTGCTCGCCATCCTGGGCCCGGGCGAACTGTTCGGCGAAATGGCGCTCTTCGATCCCAGCCCCCGGACCGCCACGGCCACCGCGGTGTCCGAGACCCGGCTGGCCGGCCTGAAGAACGAAAGCCTCAACGGCCTGCTGCGGACCCGCCCCGAGGTGTCCGCGCAGCTGCTGCAGGCTCTGGCGCGCCGCCTGCGCCGCACCAACGATTCCTTGTCCGATCTGGTCTTCTCCGATGTCCCGGGCCGTGTGGCCAAGGCCCTCCTGGACCTGGCGGACCGCTTCGGCCGCCCGGCGACCGACGGCGTCCTGGTGGCCCACGAGCTCACACAGGAAGAACTGGCCCAGCTGGTCGGCGCCTCCCGCGAGACGGTCAACAAGGCCCTGGCCGAGTTCGTCCAGCGCGGCTGGCTCCGCCTCGAGGCCCGCGCCGTAGTCATCCTGGACATGCAGCGCCTCCGCCAGCGTTCCCGCTAG
- a CDS encoding transglycosylase domain-containing protein, with the protein MVTRKNPIFDTATTLGKIFGFLGVSAICGVLVAGLLVPAAAVSGSAASGSIDFFDTLPAELKVDPPNQTTRILAADGSQIASVYSENRTKVGLDQISPFMTKAVIAVEDSRFYEHGGVDTTGIMRALVATARGNKQGASTITQQYVNNVLNANLAAEGNEEAIKLNGVNKGVGDKLREMKLSIALEKEFSKDQILEGYLNIVFFNRDAYGIEAASKFFFSTTAKDLTLPQAALLAGLVNSPSAFDPITNPENSKARRDLVLGLMLNQNKITQAEHDAAVATPVETKVTPARQGCAYASAAPYFCDYVLHLLENNPAYGAEVKERQRLIYGGGLTITTTLDPAAQASAQEQVNASAGANPDKWGAALVSLQPNSGKIVAMAQNTSFLPAEGGFDSQVNFSVDQLDKNGNDLNGLGGAQPGSTMKPFTFAEWLNEGKSMNTVVNASQRRYQLGYPWKNSCGVVTGAYNTAQKSLGAADDLQNAEPQFYRSMPVLFGLYNSINTATFASAAQLDFCGIQKVVDAVGLHSGLPSKDGEPNPKIDMSTLANLLGSTQTSPLTMASAFATFANDGKYCEAIAITSVTDQSGKQLPAQSPSCRDALKPEVARGVNYALQEVLNVGSGSLIQPRLSTRTNFPVAAKTGTSNLNESTWVVGHTTGLATAAWFGDALGAQNRPGRNLTFNGKFYESLDGYMIAGPMFSKYMAQMAPAYGTNPFPAPPPEMVNGTQSRTPAAPTVPTSPATAPAPAPAPSTPAADTPGNGNKKDG; encoded by the coding sequence ATGGTGACTCGTAAGAACCCCATTTTCGACACGGCCACTACCCTCGGAAAGATTTTTGGCTTCCTTGGCGTGAGCGCTATTTGTGGTGTCCTGGTGGCGGGCCTGCTGGTTCCGGCTGCAGCTGTTTCCGGCAGTGCAGCGAGTGGTTCGATCGATTTCTTCGACACCCTCCCGGCGGAGCTGAAGGTGGACCCGCCCAACCAGACCACCAGGATCCTCGCCGCGGACGGCAGCCAGATCGCCAGCGTGTATTCGGAGAACCGCACCAAGGTCGGCCTGGACCAGATCTCGCCGTTCATGACCAAAGCCGTCATCGCGGTGGAGGACAGCCGTTTCTACGAGCACGGCGGCGTGGACACCACCGGCATCATGCGTGCCCTCGTGGCCACTGCCCGGGGCAACAAGCAGGGTGCCTCCACCATCACCCAGCAGTACGTCAACAACGTCCTCAACGCCAACCTCGCTGCCGAGGGAAATGAAGAGGCCATCAAGCTCAACGGCGTCAACAAGGGCGTCGGGGACAAGCTTCGGGAGATGAAGCTGTCCATCGCCCTGGAAAAGGAGTTCTCCAAGGACCAGATCCTTGAGGGCTACCTGAACATCGTCTTCTTCAACCGTGATGCGTACGGCATCGAGGCCGCGTCCAAGTTCTTCTTCAGCACCACGGCCAAGGACCTCACCCTCCCCCAGGCCGCACTCCTGGCAGGCCTGGTGAACAGCCCGTCAGCCTTCGACCCCATCACCAATCCGGAGAACTCGAAGGCACGCCGCGACCTCGTCCTGGGCCTGATGCTGAACCAGAACAAGATCACCCAGGCCGAGCACGACGCCGCGGTGGCAACGCCGGTGGAGACCAAGGTGACTCCCGCCCGCCAGGGCTGCGCCTACGCGTCCGCCGCCCCCTACTTTTGCGATTACGTGCTCCACCTGCTGGAGAACAACCCGGCCTACGGCGCCGAGGTCAAGGAACGCCAGCGGCTCATCTATGGCGGCGGCCTGACCATCACCACCACGCTTGATCCCGCGGCCCAGGCATCAGCCCAGGAGCAGGTGAACGCGTCTGCCGGAGCGAACCCGGACAAGTGGGGAGCAGCGCTGGTGTCGCTTCAGCCCAACTCCGGCAAGATCGTGGCCATGGCGCAGAACACGTCGTTCCTGCCTGCCGAGGGCGGCTTCGACTCGCAGGTGAACTTCAGCGTTGACCAGCTGGACAAGAACGGCAACGACCTCAACGGCCTGGGCGGCGCCCAGCCCGGCTCCACCATGAAACCGTTCACCTTCGCGGAATGGCTCAACGAGGGCAAGTCCATGAACACCGTGGTCAACGCCTCCCAGCGCCGTTATCAGCTCGGCTACCCGTGGAAGAACTCCTGCGGCGTGGTGACCGGCGCGTACAACACCGCCCAGAAGTCGCTTGGCGCCGCCGACGACCTGCAGAACGCCGAACCGCAGTTCTACCGGTCCATGCCCGTCCTCTTCGGTCTGTACAACTCCATCAACACGGCCACATTTGCCTCCGCCGCGCAGCTGGACTTCTGCGGCATCCAGAAGGTGGTGGACGCCGTGGGGCTCCACAGCGGCCTGCCGTCCAAGGATGGCGAGCCCAACCCCAAGATTGACATGTCCACCCTGGCGAACCTCCTTGGTTCCACCCAGACGTCCCCGCTGACCATGGCCAGCGCATTCGCCACCTTCGCGAACGACGGCAAGTACTGCGAAGCCATCGCCATCACCTCCGTCACGGACCAGTCCGGCAAGCAGCTGCCCGCCCAGAGCCCCAGCTGCCGGGATGCCCTCAAACCCGAGGTTGCGCGGGGCGTGAACTACGCTCTCCAGGAAGTCCTGAACGTCGGATCCGGCTCGCTGATCCAGCCGCGGCTCTCCACCAGGACCAACTTCCCGGTTGCGGCGAAGACCGGTACCTCAAACCTCAACGAATCCACCTGGGTGGTGGGCCACACCACCGGCCTTGCCACCGCAGCCTGGTTCGGCGATGCCCTGGGTGCCCAGAACCGCCCCGGCCGGAACCTGACCTTCAACGGAAAGTTCTACGAATCCCTTGACGGTTACATGATCGCCGGCCCCATGTTCTCCAAGTACATGGCACAGATGGCGCCGGCCTACGGAACCAATCCGTTCCCGGCACCGCCGCCCGAGATGGTGAACGGTACGCAGTCCAGGACGCCCGCCGCCCCCACCGTGCCGACGTCGCCCGCCACCGCGCCCGCCCCGGCGCCGGCACCGTCCACGCCGGCGGCCGACACTCCGGGCAACGGCAATAAGAAGGACGGCTAG
- the nth gene encoding endonuclease III has product MAISRSAGAAPARVAAPRPAESLLALKRRARRINKALAEKYPYAHAELDFRNPFELVVATVLSAQTTDVLVNQVTKILFARYPDARAMSEAEPAELEAILQPTGFFRAKTKNVLALSHRLVDEYNGEVPGRLEDLVTLPGVGRKTANVVLGNAFGIPGITVDTHFGRLARRFGWTESEDPVQVEHDVAELFEPKDWTMLSHRVVFHGRRVCHSRKPACGACPVANWCPSYGLGETDPGKAAKLLKYELAPGNEALLAQLLAETHRAAEIRMESQRRLP; this is encoded by the coding sequence GTGGCCATCTCCCGTTCAGCCGGCGCCGCACCGGCCAGAGTTGCCGCACCCCGCCCGGCAGAGTCATTGCTGGCATTAAAGCGCCGGGCGCGGCGGATCAATAAAGCCCTGGCGGAGAAATACCCCTACGCCCACGCCGAGCTCGATTTCCGGAACCCCTTTGAACTGGTGGTGGCCACGGTCCTGTCCGCGCAGACCACCGATGTGCTGGTCAACCAGGTCACCAAAATCCTGTTTGCGCGGTACCCGGATGCGCGGGCCATGTCCGAAGCCGAGCCCGCCGAGCTGGAAGCGATCCTGCAGCCCACCGGGTTCTTCCGGGCCAAAACGAAGAACGTGCTCGCGCTCAGCCATCGCCTGGTTGATGAGTACAACGGCGAGGTGCCCGGCCGGCTGGAGGACCTGGTGACCCTTCCCGGGGTTGGCCGGAAGACAGCGAATGTGGTGCTCGGTAACGCGTTCGGCATCCCCGGCATCACCGTTGACACGCACTTCGGCCGGCTGGCGCGGCGGTTCGGGTGGACCGAATCCGAAGATCCCGTACAGGTCGAGCACGACGTCGCCGAACTGTTCGAACCGAAGGACTGGACCATGCTCTCGCACCGGGTGGTGTTCCACGGGCGGCGGGTGTGCCACTCACGCAAGCCGGCATGCGGGGCGTGCCCGGTGGCCAACTGGTGCCCCAGCTACGGGCTGGGTGAAACCGATCCCGGGAAGGCGGCCAAGCTGCTGAAATACGAACTTGCGCCCGGCAATGAAGCCCTGCTGGCACAGTTGCTGGCCGAAACCCATCGGGCTGCGGAAATCCGTATGGAATCCCAGAGGCGGCTCCCGTGA
- the aroQ gene encoding type II 3-dehydroquinate dehydratase, with protein MTEHATENVRTGTGTTAGRGTILVINGPNLNLLGTREPEKYGTSTLADVERLAADAAKAHGFNVECVQSNHEGVLLDAIHAARTNAVGIVLNAGAYTHTSVALRDALAAVQLPAVEVHITNVHQREEFRHHSFLSPVCAAVIVGAGVFGYKLAIDYLADVL; from the coding sequence ATGACTGAACACGCCACCGAAAACGTCCGGACCGGTACCGGCACCACGGCCGGCCGGGGCACCATTCTGGTGATCAACGGCCCCAACCTCAATCTGCTCGGAACCCGCGAGCCGGAAAAGTACGGCACCTCCACGCTCGCCGACGTCGAACGGCTCGCCGCCGACGCCGCGAAAGCGCACGGGTTCAACGTCGAATGCGTCCAGTCCAACCACGAGGGGGTCCTGCTCGACGCTATCCACGCGGCCCGCACCAACGCCGTCGGGATTGTCCTGAACGCGGGCGCGTACACGCACACGTCCGTTGCGCTGCGCGACGCCCTGGCAGCGGTGCAGCTGCCCGCCGTCGAAGTGCACATCACCAACGTGCACCAGCGGGAGGAGTTCCGTCACCACTCGTTCCTGTCCCCGGTGTGCGCAGCCGTGATCGTGGGAGCCGGCGTGTTCGGCTACAAGCTCGCCATCGACTACCTGGCCGACGTCCTCTGA
- a CDS encoding YegP family protein, translating to MPGKFEIHRVGDEAYRFKLTDKNGKIVAVSPDFKHLGALKDGINALRENAATGVVVDLRHKPHPS from the coding sequence ATGCCCGGAAAATTTGAAATACACCGCGTTGGCGACGAAGCATACCGCTTCAAACTGACAGATAAGAACGGCAAAATCGTGGCCGTATCGCCGGACTTCAAGCACCTCGGTGCGCTGAAGGACGGCATCAATGCCCTACGGGAAAACGCCGCCACTGGCGTGGTGGTGGATCTGCGCCACAAACCACATCCCAGCTAG
- a CDS encoding DUF4177 domain-containing protein yields the protein MTKWEYATIPLIIHATKQILDQWGEDGWELVQVVTGPDGNGLVAYLKREKQ from the coding sequence ATGACCAAATGGGAGTACGCGACGATTCCGCTCATTATTCACGCCACCAAGCAGATCCTGGACCAGTGGGGAGAGGACGGCTGGGAACTCGTCCAGGTAGTTACCGGACCGGACGGCAATGGCCTGGTTGCGTACCTTAAAAGGGAGAAGCAGTAG